The Saccharothrix variisporea genome has a segment encoding these proteins:
- a CDS encoding DUF6350 family protein codes for MSVQTPPSHAAVTESVRPPEFSRGERARVLAMTAAGSVVVSYAAVAALLALVSSTAAHAKFSTTGVLAASAPGWLVAHHVPLRFDGGQLGVLPLLPTVLLMLLASRAAAGAADRLGLFEPLQARGVVISIASAHAVTGGMIAFLMGDDGVVRATPAVAFFGCAAVSGVAAVAGVAQRCGLVEVVFERIDPVARHGLRAGAMALFALTACGALLLAFGLAVSWPVTSSLFDQAGGTLGTGLGIWLMCLGYLPNAVVGALSYVTGAGFSIGSATVGPIEFTGGPVPAVPLLAAMPEQQSPLLPLVLVLPGATGVLVGYALRAAAGTPRARVRAVLVAAVTAGVGTLVLAAVSGGSLGGGAFNPVTIPAGLLAVLTIGWIAVPGAVVAWFAGPRPPRVVEEEAPEEPEEFEEEDFEDEEDDLEYEDDLEELEYEAEEEEDDEEVEEEAEPVAEEEDLEDDDPDDPDDPEDLPDKRD; via the coding sequence ATGTCGGTGCAAACGCCGCCCTCGCACGCCGCCGTGACCGAGTCCGTGCGCCCGCCCGAGTTCTCCCGGGGTGAGCGGGCGCGGGTGCTGGCCATGACCGCCGCCGGGTCCGTGGTGGTCAGCTACGCCGCCGTCGCCGCACTGCTGGCGCTGGTGTCGTCGACCGCCGCGCACGCCAAGTTCTCGACCACCGGTGTGCTGGCGGCGTCCGCGCCGGGGTGGCTGGTCGCCCACCACGTGCCCCTGCGCTTCGACGGCGGCCAGCTCGGTGTCCTGCCGCTGCTGCCGACCGTGCTGTTGATGCTGCTCGCCTCGCGCGCGGCGGCGGGCGCGGCGGACCGGCTGGGGCTGTTCGAGCCGTTGCAGGCGCGGGGCGTGGTCATCAGCATCGCGTCCGCGCACGCCGTGACCGGCGGGATGATCGCGTTCCTGATGGGCGACGACGGCGTGGTGCGGGCGACGCCGGCCGTGGCGTTCTTCGGGTGCGCGGCGGTGTCCGGGGTCGCGGCGGTGGCCGGCGTGGCGCAGCGGTGCGGGCTGGTCGAGGTGGTGTTCGAGCGGATCGACCCGGTCGCGCGGCACGGGCTGCGGGCGGGCGCGATGGCGTTGTTCGCGCTGACCGCGTGCGGCGCGCTGCTGCTCGCGTTCGGGCTGGCGGTGTCGTGGCCGGTGACCAGTTCGCTGTTCGACCAGGCGGGCGGCACGCTCGGCACCGGCCTGGGCATCTGGCTGATGTGCCTGGGGTACCTGCCCAACGCCGTGGTCGGCGCCCTGTCGTACGTGACCGGTGCCGGGTTCTCCATCGGCTCGGCGACCGTGGGGCCGATCGAGTTCACCGGTGGCCCGGTGCCCGCCGTGCCGCTGCTGGCGGCCATGCCGGAGCAGCAGTCGCCGTTGCTGCCGCTGGTGCTGGTCCTGCCGGGCGCGACCGGCGTCCTCGTCGGGTACGCGTTGCGCGCCGCCGCCGGGACCCCTCGCGCGCGGGTGCGGGCGGTGCTGGTCGCGGCGGTGACGGCCGGTGTCGGGACGCTGGTGCTGGCGGCGGTGTCCGGCGGCAGCCTGGGCGGCGGCGCGTTCAACCCGGTGACCATCCCGGCCGGGTTGCTGGCGGTGCTCACGATCGGGTGGATCGCGGTGCCCGGCGCGGTGGTGGCGTGGTTCGCCGGGCCCCGCCCGCCGCGCGTGGTCGAGGAAGAGGCGCCCGAAGAGCCCGAGGAGTTCGAAGAAGAGGACTTCGAGGACGAAGAGGACGACCTGGAGTACGAGGACGACCTCGAAGAACTCGAGTACGAAGCCGAAGAAGAAGAGGACGACGAAGAAGTCGAAGAAGAAGCCGAGCCCGTCGCCGAGGAAGAAGACCTCGAGGACGACGACCCGGACGACCCGGACGACCCGGAGGACCTGCCCGACAAGCGCGACTAG
- the purN gene encoding phosphoribosylglycinamide formyltransferase: MTVPSKESTLSAETTLRLPNPARVVVLVSGSGTLMQALLDAAADPGYPVEVVAVGADRTGIEGLARAERAGVPTFTVRLKDHASRDEWDTALADAVAAHEPDLVVSAGFMKILGPAFLARFGGRMVNTHPALLPAFPGAHGVRDALDYGVKVTGATVHLVDGGVDTGPILAQEAVVVGAGDDVDSLHERIKVVERRLLVDVVARLAREGCTVNGRKVSIP, from the coding sequence GTGACAGTCCCCAGCAAGGAGAGCACGCTGAGCGCCGAGACCACACTCCGGCTTCCCAACCCCGCGCGGGTCGTCGTCCTCGTCTCCGGCTCCGGCACCCTGATGCAGGCGCTGCTGGACGCCGCGGCCGACCCGGGCTACCCCGTCGAGGTGGTCGCGGTCGGCGCCGACCGGACCGGCATCGAGGGACTGGCCCGCGCCGAACGCGCCGGCGTGCCCACGTTCACCGTGCGCCTCAAGGACCACGCCTCCCGCGACGAGTGGGACACCGCCCTGGCCGACGCCGTCGCCGCGCACGAGCCCGACCTGGTGGTCTCCGCCGGGTTCATGAAGATCCTCGGACCGGCCTTCCTGGCCCGCTTCGGCGGCCGGATGGTCAACACCCACCCCGCGCTGCTGCCCGCCTTCCCCGGCGCGCACGGCGTCCGCGACGCCCTCGACTACGGCGTCAAGGTCACCGGCGCCACCGTGCACCTGGTGGACGGCGGCGTGGACACCGGGCCGATCCTGGCCCAGGAAGCCGTCGTCGTCGGTGCCGGTGACGACGTCGACAGCCTGCACGAGCGCATCAAGGTGGTGGAGCGGCGGCTGCTCGTCGACGTCGTCGCCCGCCTGGCCCGCGAGGGCTGCACCGTGAACGGACGAAAGGTGAGCATCCCGTGA
- the purH gene encoding bifunctional phosphoribosylaminoimidazolecarboxamide formyltransferase/IMP cyclohydrolase has product MTTPAERRPVRRALIGVSDKSGLLELATGLHAAGVEIVSTGGTAKALADAGVPVTPVESVTGFPEVLDGRVKTLHPRVHAGLLADTRKPEHVDKLRELDIAPFDLLVVNLYPFTQTVASGASAEECVEQIDIGGPAMVRAAAKNHASVAVVVDPARYEWVLSQVAEGGFTLADRQGLAAAAFRHTASYDVAVASWMGNVLSPDDEGSGFPGWVGATWNRKQVLRYGENPHQKAALYTQGDGRTGLATAQQLHGKEMSYNNFVDADAAWRAAWDHDLPCVAIIKHANPCGIAVSAVDGPGAIADAHRKAHACDPLSAFGGVIAVNREVTVELAEQVAEIFTEVIVAPSYADGAVDVLTRKKNIRILVAAEPERGGVEMRPVSGGLLLQTVDTIEAEGDDPAKWTLACGPALDAEGLADLAFAWRACRAVKSNAILLASGGATVGAGMGQVNRVDAARLAVARAGDRARGAVAASDAYFPFPDGLETLAEAGVRAVVQPGGSVRDAEVIAAAEAAGVTVYLTGTRHFAH; this is encoded by the coding sequence GTGACCACTCCTGCCGAGAGGCGACCGGTTCGTCGGGCCCTGATCGGGGTGTCCGACAAGTCGGGGCTGCTGGAACTGGCCACCGGCCTGCACGCGGCCGGAGTCGAGATCGTCTCCACCGGCGGCACGGCCAAGGCCCTGGCCGACGCCGGCGTGCCGGTCACCCCGGTGGAGAGCGTGACCGGGTTCCCCGAGGTGCTCGACGGCCGGGTGAAGACCCTGCACCCGCGCGTGCACGCGGGCCTGCTCGCCGACACCCGCAAGCCCGAGCACGTCGACAAGCTGCGCGAGCTGGACATCGCGCCGTTCGACCTGCTGGTGGTGAACCTGTACCCGTTCACGCAGACCGTGGCGTCCGGCGCGTCGGCCGAGGAGTGCGTGGAGCAGATCGACATCGGCGGCCCGGCGATGGTGCGCGCGGCGGCGAAGAACCACGCCAGCGTGGCCGTCGTCGTGGACCCGGCGCGGTACGAGTGGGTCCTCTCGCAGGTCGCCGAGGGCGGGTTCACCCTGGCCGACCGGCAGGGCCTGGCGGCGGCGGCGTTCCGGCACACCGCGTCCTACGACGTGGCCGTGGCGTCCTGGATGGGCAACGTGCTCAGCCCCGACGACGAGGGCTCCGGCTTCCCCGGCTGGGTCGGCGCCACCTGGAACCGCAAGCAGGTCCTGCGCTACGGCGAGAACCCGCACCAGAAGGCGGCCCTGTACACGCAGGGCGACGGCCGCACGGGGCTCGCGACCGCGCAGCAGCTGCACGGCAAGGAGATGTCCTACAACAACTTCGTCGACGCCGACGCGGCGTGGCGGGCGGCGTGGGACCACGACCTGCCGTGCGTGGCGATCATCAAGCACGCCAACCCGTGCGGCATCGCGGTGTCCGCTGTGGACGGTCCGGGCGCCATCGCGGACGCCCACCGCAAGGCCCATGCCTGCGACCCGCTGTCGGCGTTCGGCGGCGTCATCGCGGTCAACCGCGAGGTGACCGTGGAGCTGGCCGAGCAGGTCGCGGAGATCTTCACCGAGGTGATCGTGGCCCCGTCGTACGCCGACGGTGCCGTGGACGTGTTGACGCGCAAGAAGAACATCCGCATCCTCGTCGCCGCCGAGCCGGAGCGCGGCGGTGTCGAGATGCGCCCGGTGTCCGGCGGGTTGCTGCTGCAGACCGTGGACACCATCGAGGCCGAGGGCGACGACCCGGCCAAGTGGACCCTCGCCTGCGGTCCCGCCCTGGACGCCGAGGGCCTGGCCGACCTGGCCTTCGCCTGGCGCGCGTGCCGGGCGGTGAAGTCCAACGCCATCCTGCTGGCTTCGGGCGGGGCGACGGTGGGCGCCGGCATGGGCCAGGTCAACCGGGTGGACGCGGCGCGCTTGGCCGTGGCGCGGGCGGGTGACCGCGCGCGTGGCGCGGTAGCCGCGTCCGACGCGTACTTCCCGTTCCCGGACGGGCTGGAGACCCTGGCGGAGGCCGGCGTGCGGGCAGTCGTGCAGCCGGGTGGGTCCGTGCGGGACGCGGAGGTCATCGCGGCGGCGGAGGCGGCCGGGGTGACCGTCTACCTGACCGGGACGCGCCACTTCGCGCACTGA
- a CDS encoding DNA polymerase Y family protein, whose product MSRYTLAVWCPDWPVVAACAEAVLAPHVPAAVVRDNEVVACSAVARAEGVRRGQRKRTAQSLCPELVVFEHDDVRDARLFEPVAAAVEELAPGIEVVRPGLVAVPARGPVGYWGSPERAAERIVDHVAVHAGVEAQVGFADGLFAATLAAQRGVVVPSGGAREFLAPLGVHELDPPAEHRPERAELVDLLRRLGLRTLGAFAAVPERDVASRFGRDAVLAHRLAGGLEERPRSRRKPPPELSVTQALDPPVDRVDAAAFAAKALAERLHRVLVDRGLACTRLGIQATTEHGEQLRRVWRCADPLTPQGIADRVRWQLDGWLTRERLTSGLHLLQLDPEEVVDAAALQLGLWPGAGQDQGEAAERAARAMVHVQGLLGPDAVLTPVLQGGRGPVERVRLVPWGDERVPATDPDPPWPGRLPAPSPATVFTDPEPVVLVDAAGGDVVVTGYAELVGRPDRWVHSGRSWRVVAWSGPWPVDERWWDEDTAVRAARLQVLGTAPDGEELACLLIRAGGKWAVEGVYD is encoded by the coding sequence ATGAGCCGCTACACGCTCGCCGTCTGGTGCCCGGACTGGCCGGTCGTCGCCGCCTGCGCCGAAGCCGTCCTGGCGCCGCACGTGCCGGCCGCCGTCGTGCGCGACAACGAGGTGGTCGCCTGTTCCGCCGTGGCGCGGGCCGAGGGGGTGCGGCGTGGTCAGCGCAAGCGCACCGCGCAGAGCCTGTGTCCCGAACTGGTGGTCTTCGAGCACGACGACGTCCGCGACGCCCGCCTGTTCGAACCGGTCGCCGCCGCCGTCGAGGAGTTGGCACCGGGCATCGAGGTGGTGCGGCCCGGGCTCGTGGCCGTTCCCGCGCGCGGCCCGGTCGGGTACTGGGGTTCACCCGAACGGGCGGCGGAACGGATCGTGGACCACGTTGCCGTGCACGCGGGCGTCGAGGCGCAGGTGGGGTTCGCCGACGGTCTGTTCGCCGCGACGCTGGCCGCGCAGCGCGGGGTGGTCGTCCCGTCCGGTGGCGCGCGCGAGTTCCTCGCCCCGCTGGGCGTCCACGAGCTCGACCCTCCCGCCGAGCACCGCCCGGAGCGCGCCGAGCTGGTGGACCTGTTGCGGCGCTTGGGGTTGCGCACGCTCGGCGCGTTCGCCGCGGTCCCGGAGCGCGACGTCGCCAGCCGGTTCGGTCGGGATGCCGTGCTGGCCCACCGCCTCGCCGGCGGCCTGGAGGAACGCCCGCGGTCGCGTCGCAAGCCGCCGCCGGAGCTGTCCGTCACGCAGGCCCTCGACCCGCCCGTGGACCGGGTCGACGCCGCCGCGTTCGCCGCGAAGGCCCTGGCCGAACGCCTGCACCGGGTGCTGGTCGACCGCGGTCTGGCGTGCACGCGGCTGGGCATCCAGGCCACCACCGAGCACGGCGAGCAGCTCCGCCGGGTGTGGCGCTGCGCCGATCCCCTGACGCCGCAGGGCATCGCGGACCGGGTGCGCTGGCAGCTCGACGGCTGGCTGACCCGCGAACGCCTGACCTCCGGCCTGCACCTGCTCCAGCTCGACCCGGAGGAGGTCGTCGACGCCGCCGCGCTCCAGCTCGGCCTGTGGCCGGGCGCGGGCCAGGACCAGGGCGAGGCCGCCGAGCGCGCCGCCCGCGCGATGGTGCACGTCCAGGGCCTGCTCGGACCGGACGCCGTGCTCACCCCGGTGCTCCAGGGCGGCCGGGGGCCGGTCGAGCGGGTGCGGCTGGTGCCGTGGGGCGACGAGCGGGTGCCCGCGACCGACCCGGACCCGCCGTGGCCGGGCCGCCTGCCCGCGCCGTCGCCGGCGACGGTGTTCACCGACCCCGAACCGGTGGTGCTGGTGGACGCGGCGGGCGGCGACGTCGTGGTGACCGGGTACGCGGAGCTGGTCGGCCGGCCCGACCGGTGGGTCCACAGTGGACGGTCCTGGCGGGTGGTGGCGTGGTCGGGTCCGTGGCCGGTGGACGAGCGGTGGTGGGACGAGGACACCGCCGTCCGGGCCGCCCGCCTCCAGGTCCTGGGCACCGCACCGGACGGGGAAGAGCTGGCCTGCCTGCTGATCCGCGCGGGCGGGAAGTGGGCGGTGGAAGGGGTGTACGACTGA
- a CDS encoding error-prone DNA polymerase: MGFNNPPVRWSELERALSGKPQPPDGGDSPAWSRRRERYEAPPDFAVKVDELGATRARVPYVELHCHSNFSFLDGASHPEELVEAAQQLGLDGIAITDHDGMYGVVRFAEAAKELGVRTVFGTELSLGLSAPQNGFPDPEGEHLLLLATNPNGYHALCRTITTGQLAEGSEKGRPVYSLDQVVADTRDQCVVLTGCRKGSVRRALASGGPVAAFAALRRLVDLYGQERVYVELTDHGYPEDGPRNDLLAGMAADLGLPTVATNAVHYAVPSRGRLAAAMAAVRARRSLDEMAGWLPPGRTACLRSGEEMARRFARFPGAVHRAAVLGLQCSFDLQLIAPKLPPFDVPPGEDENSYLRKLTYAGARRRYGSPEENPKAYRQVEHELRIIEELGFPGYFLVVHDIVDFCRRNGILCQGRGSAANSAVCFALGITNVDAVRFDLLFERFLAPARDGPPDIDLDIESDRREEAIQYVYGKYGRRHAAQVANVISYRARSAIRDVARALGHSVGQQDAWSKQIDRWGPLRAAVEAAEIPKPVLELAAELENAPRHLGIHSGGMVICDRPVSEVCPVENGRMADRTVLQWDKDDCASIGLVKFDLLGLGMLSALHYAIDLVREHEGVDVDMGKIDLADERVYAMLQKADSVGVFQVESRAQMATLPRLKPRVFYDLVVEVALIRPGPIQGGSVHPYIRRRNGQEKWSHDHPLLAGALEKTLGVPLFQEQLMQIAVDVADFTPAEADELRRAMGAKRSTHRMERLRERFYQGARANGLDEALIEQVYAKLLAFANFGFPESHALSFAHLVFVSAWFKLYHPAAFCAALLRAQPMGFYSPQSLVADARRHGVEVLGPDINASLPHATVEHSHGKPAVRIGLAGIRNIGQGLAETIVAQRASGPYRDMADLGTRVRLTTTQAESLATAGVFTSLGLDRRQALWAAGAVAGIRPDRLPHTTVGTDAPVLPGMDEVELATADVWAMSLSPTSFPTEFVRDHLDTLGVLPVSALADVPDRTTVLIGGAVTHRQRPATAGGVTFLNIEDETGMVNVVCTTGLWARYRKVARTSPALLVRGVLEKAEGVISIRATRLSHLPLRVPSRSRDFR, translated from the coding sequence ATGGGCTTCAACAACCCGCCGGTCCGCTGGTCGGAGCTGGAGCGCGCGCTGTCCGGCAAGCCCCAGCCGCCCGACGGTGGCGACAGCCCGGCCTGGTCCCGGCGTCGCGAGCGCTACGAGGCACCGCCGGACTTCGCGGTCAAGGTCGACGAGTTGGGCGCGACCCGCGCCCGCGTCCCGTACGTGGAGCTGCACTGCCACTCCAACTTCAGCTTCCTCGACGGCGCGAGCCACCCCGAGGAGCTGGTCGAGGCCGCGCAGCAGCTCGGCCTGGACGGCATCGCGATCACCGACCACGACGGCATGTACGGCGTGGTCCGGTTCGCCGAGGCCGCCAAGGAACTGGGCGTGCGCACGGTGTTCGGCACCGAGCTGAGCCTGGGCCTGTCCGCGCCGCAGAACGGGTTCCCCGACCCGGAGGGCGAGCACCTGCTCCTGCTGGCCACGAACCCGAACGGCTACCACGCGCTGTGCCGCACCATCACCACCGGCCAGCTGGCGGAGGGCAGCGAGAAGGGCCGTCCGGTGTACTCGCTGGACCAGGTCGTGGCGGACACGCGGGACCAGTGCGTCGTGCTGACCGGGTGCCGCAAGGGCTCGGTGCGGCGGGCCTTGGCGTCGGGCGGGCCGGTGGCGGCGTTCGCGGCGTTGCGGCGGCTGGTCGACCTGTACGGGCAGGAGCGCGTGTACGTCGAGCTGACCGACCACGGCTACCCCGAGGACGGTCCGCGCAACGACCTGCTGGCGGGCATGGCGGCGGACCTGGGCCTGCCGACCGTGGCGACGAACGCCGTGCACTACGCGGTGCCGTCGCGGGGGCGGTTGGCGGCGGCGATGGCGGCGGTGCGGGCGCGGCGCAGCCTGGACGAGATGGCCGGGTGGCTGCCGCCGGGGCGCACCGCGTGCCTGCGGTCGGGGGAGGAGATGGCGCGCCGGTTCGCCCGGTTCCCCGGCGCGGTGCACCGCGCGGCCGTGCTGGGGCTCCAGTGCTCGTTCGACCTCCAGCTCATCGCGCCGAAGCTGCCGCCGTTCGACGTCCCGCCCGGCGAGGACGAGAACAGCTACCTGCGCAAGCTCACGTACGCGGGCGCGCGCCGGCGCTACGGCTCGCCGGAGGAGAACCCCAAGGCGTACCGGCAGGTCGAGCACGAGCTGCGGATCATCGAGGAGCTCGGGTTCCCGGGGTACTTCCTGGTGGTGCACGACATCGTGGACTTCTGCCGCCGCAACGGCATCCTGTGCCAGGGGCGCGGGTCGGCGGCGAACTCGGCGGTGTGCTTCGCGCTGGGCATCACCAACGTCGACGCGGTCCGGTTCGACCTGCTCTTCGAGCGCTTCCTCGCGCCCGCCCGCGACGGGCCGCCGGACATCGACCTGGACATCGAGTCGGACCGGCGCGAGGAGGCCATCCAGTACGTCTACGGCAAGTACGGCCGGCGGCACGCGGCGCAGGTGGCCAACGTCATCAGCTACCGCGCGCGGTCGGCGATCCGGGACGTGGCCAGGGCGTTGGGCCACTCGGTGGGCCAGCAGGACGCGTGGAGCAAGCAGATCGACCGCTGGGGACCGCTGCGGGCCGCCGTGGAGGCCGCGGAGATCCCCAAACCGGTGCTGGAACTGGCCGCGGAGCTGGAGAACGCCCCGCGGCACCTGGGCATCCACTCCGGCGGCATGGTCATCTGCGACCGGCCGGTGAGCGAGGTGTGCCCGGTGGAGAACGGGCGCATGGCGGACCGGACGGTGCTCCAGTGGGACAAGGACGACTGCGCGTCCATCGGCCTGGTCAAGTTCGACCTGCTGGGCCTGGGCATGTTGTCGGCGCTGCACTACGCGATCGACCTGGTGCGCGAGCACGAGGGCGTGGACGTCGACATGGGCAAGATCGACCTGGCCGACGAGCGCGTCTACGCGATGTTGCAGAAGGCCGACTCGGTCGGGGTCTTCCAGGTGGAGAGCCGGGCGCAGATGGCGACCCTGCCGCGCCTGAAGCCGCGCGTGTTCTACGACCTGGTGGTGGAGGTGGCCCTGATCCGCCCGGGCCCGATCCAGGGCGGTTCGGTGCACCCGTACATCCGGCGGCGCAACGGCCAGGAGAAGTGGTCCCACGACCACCCGCTGCTGGCCGGCGCGTTGGAGAAGACCCTGGGCGTGCCGCTGTTCCAGGAGCAGCTGATGCAGATCGCGGTGGACGTCGCCGACTTCACGCCCGCCGAGGCCGACGAGCTGCGCCGGGCGATGGGCGCGAAGCGCTCGACGCACCGCATGGAACGCCTGCGGGAGCGCTTCTACCAGGGTGCACGGGCCAACGGCCTGGACGAGGCCTTGATCGAGCAGGTCTACGCGAAGCTGCTGGCGTTCGCGAACTTCGGCTTCCCCGAGAGCCACGCGCTCAGCTTCGCCCACCTGGTGTTCGTGAGCGCGTGGTTCAAGCTCTACCACCCGGCGGCGTTCTGCGCGGCCCTGCTGCGCGCGCAGCCGATGGGGTTCTACTCACCCCAGTCGCTGGTCGCGGACGCCCGCCGGCACGGCGTGGAGGTGCTCGGCCCGGACATCAACGCCAGCCTCCCGCACGCCACCGTCGAGCACTCCCACGGGAAACCGGCCGTCCGCATCGGCCTGGCCGGCATCCGCAACATCGGCCAGGGCCTGGCGGAGACCATCGTCGCCCAACGCGCTTCCGGGCCGTACCGGGACATGGCCGACCTGGGCACCCGGGTCCGCCTGACCACCACCCAGGCCGAGTCCCTGGCCACCGCGGGGGTGTTCACGAGCCTCGGCCTCGACCGCCGGCAGGCGCTGTGGGCGGCGGGCGCGGTGGCCGGCATCCGCCCGGACCGCCTGCCCCACACCACGGTCGGCACCGACGCCCCCGTCCTGCCCGGTATGGACGAGGTGGAGCTGGCGACGGCGGACGTGTGGGCGATGAGCCTGTCCCCGACGAGCTTCCCGACGGAGTTCGTCCGCGACCACCTCGACACCCTGGGCGTCCTCCCGGTGTCCGCCCTGGCCGACGTGCCGGACCGCACGACGGTCCTCATCGGCGGCGCCGTGACCCACCGCCAGCGACCGGCGACGGCGGGCGGCGTGACGTTCCTGAACATCGAGGACGAGACCGGCATGGTCAACGTCGTCTGCACCACCGGCCTGTGGGCCCGCTACCGCAAGGTGGCCCGAACCAGCCCGGCCCTGCTGGTGCGGGGCGTGCTGGAGAAGGCGGAAGGCGTGATCAGCATCCGGGCCACCCGCCTGTCCCACCTCCCGTTGCGGGTCCCGTCCCGCTCCCGGGACTTCCGCTGA
- a CDS encoding dihydrofolate reductase family protein translates to MRNLTYLVAMSLDGFIAAPDGTYADFLFEGDHMTALFEEYPDALPTAGRRALGLDDVPNRTFDTVLMGRGTYEVPGGLPSPYAHLRQYVVSSTLTGTPSDVAVISDDVVPAVRELKAESGLDIWLCGGGKLAAALVSEIDRLVLKVHPIVLGRGVPLFDGEFPVHKFAKVETRTFASGVVFTTYTRC, encoded by the coding sequence ATGCGAAACCTGACCTACCTGGTCGCGATGTCCCTCGACGGCTTCATCGCCGCGCCGGACGGCACCTACGCCGACTTCCTGTTCGAGGGCGACCACATGACGGCGTTGTTCGAGGAGTACCCGGACGCCCTGCCGACCGCGGGCCGTCGAGCGTTGGGCCTGGACGACGTGCCGAACCGGACGTTCGACACGGTGCTCATGGGGCGCGGCACGTACGAGGTGCCCGGCGGCCTGCCGAGCCCTTACGCCCACCTGCGGCAGTACGTCGTGTCGAGCACCCTGACCGGGACGCCGTCGGACGTGGCGGTGATCTCCGACGACGTGGTGCCGGCGGTGCGGGAGTTGAAGGCGGAGTCCGGTTTGGACATCTGGCTGTGCGGCGGCGGCAAGCTGGCGGCGGCGCTGGTGTCGGAGATCGACCGGTTGGTGCTGAAGGTCCACCCGATCGTGCTGGGCCGTGGCGTGCCGCTGTTCGACGGGGAGTTCCCGGTGCACAAGTTCGCCAAGGTCGAGACCCGGACGTTCGCGTCGGGCGTGGTGTTCACGACCTACACGCGGTGTTGA
- a CDS encoding reverse transcriptase family protein, whose protein sequence is MLTEAQAAAVLDGPWDRGGLAERLADVIGPVPAEDLAVRLLGLSPTAPPGGAPSLVRLVGDLALETPPEEPRWRGEVPRWETTGDLARALGLDVGELAWFADARAWNRRAGEPLRHYRTWWVPSRSHGRRLIESPKPRLAELQRRLVRHLLDRFDVHDAAHGFRKGRSTTTFAAPHAGKPLVVRLDLEGFFTSVTGARLRGLLTAHGYPITVATALTGLLTTRTPPEALHPADWPQRRRLAAPHLPQGAPSSPATANVIARALDRRLAGLARTLGATYTRYADDLAFSGDDDLPLHRLLPGVRGVVEDEGFRLNPRKTRIAAAHQRQRLAGLVVNDTPAASRAEYDDLKAVLHNCARHGLESQNRHHHPDFRAHLRGRVEWVSAGRPARRARLTALLDAISG, encoded by the coding sequence ATGCTGACCGAGGCCCAGGCGGCAGCCGTCCTCGACGGACCGTGGGACCGCGGTGGACTCGCCGAGCGCCTCGCCGACGTGATCGGGCCGGTCCCCGCGGAAGACCTCGCCGTGCGGTTGCTCGGCCTCAGCCCCACCGCCCCGCCCGGCGGTGCGCCCTCCCTCGTCCGGCTGGTCGGCGATCTCGCGCTCGAGACACCCCCGGAAGAGCCCCGGTGGCGCGGCGAGGTCCCGCGCTGGGAGACCACCGGGGACCTCGCCCGCGCCCTCGGCCTCGACGTCGGCGAACTGGCCTGGTTCGCCGACGCCCGCGCCTGGAACCGCCGCGCCGGCGAACCCCTGCGCCACTACCGGACCTGGTGGGTCCCGAGCCGGTCGCACGGCCGCCGGCTGATCGAGTCGCCCAAGCCCCGCCTGGCCGAACTCCAGCGCCGCCTGGTCCGCCACCTGCTCGACCGGTTCGACGTGCACGACGCGGCGCACGGCTTCCGCAAGGGCCGGTCCACCACGACGTTCGCCGCGCCCCACGCCGGCAAACCCCTGGTCGTCCGCCTGGACCTCGAAGGGTTCTTCACGTCCGTCACCGGCGCACGCCTGCGCGGCCTCCTGACCGCCCACGGCTACCCGATCACCGTGGCCACCGCGCTCACGGGCCTGCTCACCACCCGCACCCCGCCGGAAGCGCTCCACCCGGCCGACTGGCCGCAGCGCCGCCGCCTCGCCGCACCGCACCTCCCGCAGGGCGCGCCGAGCTCACCGGCCACCGCGAACGTCATCGCCCGCGCCCTCGACCGCCGCCTCGCGGGCCTGGCCCGCACCCTCGGCGCCACCTACACCCGGTACGCCGACGACCTCGCGTTCTCCGGGGACGACGACCTGCCCCTGCACCGCCTGCTGCCCGGCGTGCGCGGGGTTGTCGAGGACGAAGGTTTCCGGCTCAACCCGCGCAAGACCCGGATCGCCGCCGCGCACCAGCGGCAACGGCTCGCCGGCCTGGTCGTCAACGACACCCCGGCCGCCTCGCGCGCCGAGTACGACGACCTGAAGGCGGTCCTGCACAACTGCGCCCGGCACGGCCTGGAGTCGCAGAACCGCCACCACCACCCGGACTTCCGGGCACACCTGCGCGGCCGGGTCGAGTGGGTGTCCGCCGGCCGCCCCGCCCGGCGCGCCAGGCTCACCGCTCTGCTGGACGCGATCAGCGGCTGA
- a CDS encoding DUF3017 domain-containing protein, with translation MPEQRWRSAAGQHLPFALVVGVVVLGVLRIVQYHWRQGAVLIGIALLLAALLRVLVTDEQAGLIAIRSRSVDALLYSAFGFSVIVVAMTIIGGPLSR, from the coding sequence ATGCCGGAGCAGCGCTGGCGGTCGGCGGCGGGCCAGCACCTGCCGTTCGCGCTGGTGGTGGGCGTGGTCGTGCTGGGCGTCCTGCGGATCGTGCAGTACCACTGGCGGCAGGGCGCGGTGCTGATCGGGATCGCGCTGCTGCTGGCCGCGCTGCTGCGGGTGCTGGTGACCGACGAGCAGGCCGGCCTGATCGCGATCCGCAGCCGGAGCGTGGACGCCCTGCTGTACTCGGCGTTCGGGTTCTCGGTCATCGTGGTCGCGATGACCATCATCGGCGGTCCGCTCAGCCGCTGA